The following are encoded in a window of Algiphilus aromaticivorans DG1253 genomic DNA:
- a CDS encoding Rne/Rng family ribonuclease — MKRILINATQAEELRVAIVDGQKLLDLDIETAAREQKKANVYKGRITRIEPSLEACFVEYGAERHGFLPLKEVAPEYLKGGPGGGNPAQQLSEGQEIIVQVEKEQRGTKGAALSTFISLAGRFLVLMPNNPRAGGISRRVEGEERDELRETLSQVSCPDGMGVIVRTNGIGRSPEEVQWDLDYLVEIWNAITKAAESRKAPFLVYQESNLILRALRDYLRPDIGEVIIDNPELHEQAHAHLSHVMPATLPRLKLYEDNIPLFSRFQVESQIETAHQRQVNLPSGGSIVIDRTEALTSIDINSARATGGKDIEDTALQTNLEAADEIARQLRLRDVGGLVVIDFIDMSANRNQRQVEERLRKATERDRARIQTGRISRFGLLEMSRQRMRPALGEHTHQNCPRCDGHGQIRSVESLSLSLLRLIEEECMKEKTGRVIAQVPVDVAAFLLNEKREVIHDIEARNKAEVLVIPNTSLLTPRFEITREKADPKQQEQRESSSSYQLREDFSSSETTDKLTRSDRVPAAEQPAVGMLRPSTPPPAPRAETPSEDDVAKTPAAKPTPAQPGLWQRIRTWFAGLSTAPSQTTKPEADAKSESDSQQHEGREDGQRRGGSRRGGQSSARKSSGGNRQRSRSGRGNGENADRGSAKKASNTNKAAQTEAEATEEKPRKPNRDKQPAAEADTSGEGGGRRRRGGRNGERTDAGAKANDDAASPETQETETTAQADDSTSQAEGATPTAGGSEGGSRKRRRRRGGRNRRRTGSQAAQGASDAGTGDEGAEGNVDALDNDDTAEAAAPAAATTAPAETRTDGEATASVQDPESTQRDTSAMTPMSDVDNDTPDAHAEREPASDDDVAIEQPAPEQNAPESATARRSIPADRIPTPPAPAPMPGVSAPPDSWQSTVEPPAPAAEAESEPDSTGTNAPYEAPAASSGNEPVDDAIEAAPEAAPVPATAEIERTPGDSVQDEVSEPVSNKSESDVADTAEPAAEEATPGEQEPSAATEAADDSDNFLPRLVQAANAESEGQVELINTQPDTAINDSEPEPEAFLPRLIATADEEVGAAVEEAKDETGSEEPADDTSATPLADDERAPVADEDSETGEQRAKDGSAGQ, encoded by the coding sequence ATGAAACGCATCCTTATCAACGCGACGCAGGCCGAAGAGCTGCGCGTCGCCATTGTCGACGGCCAGAAGCTCCTTGACCTCGACATCGAAACCGCCGCGCGCGAGCAGAAGAAGGCCAATGTCTACAAGGGCCGCATAACGCGCATCGAGCCCTCGCTCGAAGCCTGCTTTGTCGAGTACGGCGCCGAGCGGCACGGCTTTCTACCCCTCAAGGAAGTCGCACCCGAATACCTGAAGGGTGGTCCGGGTGGCGGCAATCCGGCCCAGCAGCTCTCCGAAGGCCAGGAGATCATCGTCCAGGTCGAAAAGGAGCAGCGCGGGACCAAGGGCGCGGCGCTGTCGACCTTCATCTCGCTGGCCGGGCGCTTCCTCGTTCTCATGCCCAACAACCCGCGTGCCGGCGGCATCTCGCGGCGTGTCGAGGGCGAGGAGCGCGACGAGTTGCGCGAGACCCTGAGTCAGGTCAGCTGCCCCGACGGTATGGGCGTCATCGTACGCACCAACGGCATCGGCCGGTCACCCGAAGAGGTGCAGTGGGATCTCGACTACCTCGTCGAGATCTGGAACGCCATCACCAAGGCCGCCGAGAGCCGCAAGGCACCCTTCCTGGTCTACCAGGAGTCGAACCTCATCCTGCGCGCGCTGCGCGACTATCTGCGCCCGGACATCGGTGAAGTCATCATCGACAATCCGGAGCTCCACGAGCAGGCGCACGCCCATCTCTCGCACGTCATGCCGGCGACGCTGCCGCGGCTCAAGCTCTACGAGGACAACATCCCGCTGTTCTCGCGCTTCCAGGTCGAATCGCAGATCGAAACCGCGCATCAGCGCCAGGTGAATCTGCCTTCGGGCGGTTCCATCGTCATCGACCGCACCGAGGCGCTGACCTCCATCGACATCAACAGCGCCCGCGCCACCGGCGGCAAGGACATCGAGGACACCGCGCTGCAGACCAACCTGGAGGCGGCCGACGAAATCGCGCGCCAGCTGCGTCTGCGTGACGTCGGCGGACTCGTCGTCATCGACTTCATCGACATGAGCGCCAACCGCAATCAGCGCCAGGTCGAGGAAAGGCTGCGCAAGGCCACCGAACGCGACCGCGCCCGTATCCAGACCGGCCGCATCTCGCGCTTCGGGCTGCTGGAGATGTCACGCCAGCGCATGCGCCCCGCCCTGGGGGAGCACACACACCAGAACTGCCCACGCTGCGACGGCCACGGCCAGATCCGCAGCGTGGAATCGCTGTCGCTGTCGCTGCTCCGCCTCATTGAAGAGGAGTGCATGAAGGAGAAGACGGGCCGCGTCATCGCGCAGGTCCCGGTGGACGTCGCAGCCTTCCTGCTCAACGAAAAGCGCGAGGTCATTCACGACATCGAGGCGCGCAACAAGGCCGAAGTGCTCGTCATCCCGAACACCTCCCTGCTGACACCGCGCTTCGAAATTACGCGTGAGAAGGCTGACCCCAAACAGCAGGAGCAGCGTGAATCCAGCAGCAGTTACCAGCTGCGAGAGGATTTCAGCAGCAGCGAAACCACCGACAAACTGACGCGCAGCGACCGCGTACCTGCCGCCGAGCAGCCCGCCGTCGGCATGCTGCGGCCCTCCACGCCGCCGCCGGCACCGCGAGCGGAAACGCCCAGCGAAGACGACGTCGCCAAGACACCTGCAGCCAAGCCCACGCCGGCGCAGCCGGGCCTGTGGCAGCGCATTCGCACTTGGTTTGCCGGACTTTCCACAGCCCCGTCCCAGACCACCAAGCCAGAAGCCGACGCCAAGAGCGAGTCGGACAGTCAGCAGCACGAAGGCCGTGAAGACGGCCAGCGCCGTGGCGGAAGCCGCCGCGGCGGCCAGAGCAGCGCCCGCAAGAGTTCGGGTGGCAACCGGCAGCGCAGCCGCTCCGGGCGTGGCAACGGCGAAAACGCCGATCGCGGCAGCGCCAAGAAGGCGTCGAACACCAACAAGGCGGCCCAAACGGAGGCCGAGGCCACCGAGGAAAAACCGCGCAAGCCCAACCGTGACAAGCAGCCTGCCGCCGAAGCGGATACGAGCGGTGAAGGCGGCGGGCGCCGCCGGCGGGGGGGCCGTAACGGCGAGCGCACCGATGCAGGCGCCAAGGCCAACGACGACGCGGCAAGCCCGGAAACGCAAGAGACGGAAACTACTGCCCAGGCCGACGACAGCACATCGCAGGCCGAGGGGGCCACGCCGACTGCGGGCGGCAGCGAAGGCGGTAGTCGCAAGCGCCGCCGTCGCCGCGGCGGGCGCAACCGCCGCCGCACCGGCAGCCAGGCCGCGCAGGGCGCTAGCGATGCCGGTACCGGCGATGAAGGCGCCGAGGGCAATGTCGACGCCCTGGACAACGACGATACCGCCGAAGCGGCAGCGCCGGCAGCTGCTACGACAGCGCCTGCGGAAACTCGTACCGATGGCGAAGCAACCGCCTCGGTGCAAGATCCTGAGTCAACGCAGCGCGACACGAGCGCAATGACGCCGATGTCGGATGTCGACAATGACACGCCCGACGCGCACGCAGAACGCGAGCCGGCGTCAGACGACGACGTCGCGATAGAGCAGCCCGCTCCGGAGCAGAACGCGCCAGAGTCGGCGACCGCACGTCGCAGCATCCCGGCGGATCGCATACCGACACCCCCGGCCCCGGCGCCCATGCCCGGCGTGAGCGCTCCGCCGGACAGCTGGCAGAGCACCGTTGAGCCCCCCGCTCCTGCCGCGGAAGCCGAAAGCGAGCCCGATTCCACGGGGACGAACGCACCATACGAGGCCCCTGCAGCCTCCTCCGGCAACGAGCCTGTCGACGATGCGATCGAAGCCGCCCCGGAAGCCGCGCCTGTTCCGGCGACAGCCGAGATCGAGCGTACGCCGGGCGACAGCGTTCAGGATGAGGTTTCCGAGCCGGTCTCCAATAAGTCCGAGAGCGACGTGGCTGATACTGCCGAGCCGGCGGCCGAGGAAGCCACGCCCGGCGAGCAGGAGCCGAGCGCGGCAACGGAAGCCGCTGACGACAGCGATAACTTCCTGCCACGGCTCGTGCAAGCAGCCAACGCCGAAAGCGAAGGCCAAGTGGAGCTGATCAACACCCAGCCCGACACTGCCATAAACGATTCCGAGCCCGAACCCGAGGCCTTCCTGCCTCGCCTCATCGCCACCGCGGACGAGGAAGTGGGCGCCGCTGTCGAAGAAGCAAAGGACGAGACGGGTTCCGAGGAGCCCGCCGACGACACGAGCGCTACACCCCTCGCCGACGACGAGCGCGCCCCGGTGGCAGACGAGGATTCCGAGACCGGCGAACAACGCGCCAAGGACGGCAGCGCCGGACAGTGA
- the pnp gene encoding polyribonucleotide nucleotidyltransferase — protein sequence MSPNDTRVSKTFTFGGRTVTLETGAMARQASGAVKVTMDDTVVLVTVVAKRDARPDQAFFPLTVDYQERSYAGGRIPGSFFRREGRPTEKETLTCRLIDRPLRPLFPDGFMNEVQIVATVLSLNPDVDGDIPALIGASAAVAVAGVPFDGPIGAVRVGYADGNYLLNPSATELESSELDLVVAGTEQAVLMVESEAKSLSEEVMLGAVLFGHEQMQVAIQAINELAAEAGAPRWDWQPATDSTAVLDAVRAEAGTKVTEAFAITDKIERRDRLDAIRGEAKQALCAGDEPQFSERQVGEALHDLEAEIVRNRIIDGHPRIDGRDTKTVRPIDIEAKALPRTHGSAIFTRGETQVVAITTLGTARDAQLIDAIDQTYKDSFLLHYNFPPYCVGETGRIGTKRREVGHGRLAKRALAAVMPDLEKDFPYVVRIVSEVTESNGSSSMATVCGGCLSLMDAGVPIKAPVAGVAMGLIKEGDRHAVLTDILGDEDHLGDMDFKVAGTAEGVTALQMDIKINGITGEIMREALDQAHTARMHILGEMNKVLSAPRGEMSEWAPRITTLKINPDKIRDVIGKGGATIQALTKETGAAIDIDDDGVIRISAVDKQATDDAIARIQALTREVEAGDVYEGKVARIMDFGAFVTILPGKDGLVHISQIAEERVENVSDVLKEGDVVRVKVLEVDKQGRIRLSMKALAADTEA from the coding sequence ATGTCACCGAATGACACGCGCGTAAGCAAGACATTCACATTCGGCGGTCGCACCGTCACTCTCGAGACCGGCGCCATGGCGCGCCAGGCCAGCGGCGCAGTCAAGGTGACGATGGACGATACGGTCGTTCTCGTCACCGTCGTCGCCAAGCGGGATGCCCGCCCGGACCAGGCCTTCTTCCCGCTGACGGTCGACTACCAGGAGCGCTCCTACGCCGGCGGCCGGATTCCCGGCAGCTTCTTCCGCCGCGAGGGCCGACCCACCGAAAAGGAAACGCTGACCTGCCGGCTGATCGATCGCCCGCTGCGTCCGCTGTTCCCCGACGGTTTCATGAACGAGGTGCAGATCGTCGCCACGGTGCTGTCGCTGAATCCTGACGTGGACGGCGACATTCCGGCCCTGATCGGCGCATCGGCAGCGGTCGCAGTGGCCGGTGTGCCCTTCGACGGCCCGATCGGCGCCGTGCGCGTCGGTTATGCCGACGGCAACTACCTGCTCAACCCATCTGCCACCGAGCTGGAGTCCTCGGAGCTCGATCTGGTGGTAGCCGGCACCGAGCAGGCCGTGCTGATGGTGGAGTCCGAGGCCAAGAGCCTGTCCGAGGAGGTCATGCTCGGCGCCGTTCTCTTCGGCCACGAGCAGATGCAGGTGGCGATTCAGGCGATCAACGAGCTCGCCGCCGAGGCTGGCGCGCCGCGCTGGGACTGGCAGCCCGCTACCGACAGCACCGCGGTGCTGGACGCCGTGCGCGCCGAGGCTGGCACCAAGGTCACCGAAGCCTTTGCCATTACCGACAAGATCGAGCGCCGCGACCGGCTCGACGCGATCCGTGGTGAGGCCAAGCAGGCGCTCTGTGCCGGTGATGAACCGCAGTTTTCCGAGCGTCAGGTGGGTGAGGCGCTACACGACCTCGAAGCCGAGATCGTGCGCAATCGCATTATCGACGGCCACCCCCGTATCGATGGGCGCGACACCAAGACCGTGCGGCCTATCGATATCGAGGCGAAGGCTCTGCCGCGCACGCATGGCTCGGCCATCTTCACGCGCGGCGAGACGCAGGTCGTGGCAATTACCACGCTGGGCACGGCGCGCGATGCGCAGCTCATCGATGCCATCGACCAGACCTACAAGGACAGCTTCCTCCTCCATTACAACTTCCCGCCCTACTGCGTGGGCGAGACCGGTCGTATTGGCACCAAGCGGCGCGAAGTCGGCCACGGTCGACTGGCGAAGCGCGCGCTGGCAGCCGTCATGCCGGATCTGGAGAAGGATTTCCCCTACGTCGTCCGTATCGTCTCCGAGGTTACCGAGTCCAACGGCTCCTCCTCGATGGCGACGGTCTGCGGCGGCTGCCTGTCGCTGATGGACGCCGGTGTGCCCATCAAGGCACCGGTCGCCGGTGTGGCGATGGGATTGATCAAGGAAGGCGACCGCCACGCCGTGCTCACCGATATCCTCGGCGACGAGGATCACCTCGGCGACATGGACTTCAAGGTGGCCGGCACTGCCGAGGGCGTCACGGCTCTGCAGATGGACATCAAGATCAACGGCATCACCGGCGAGATCATGCGCGAGGCGCTGGATCAGGCGCACACCGCTCGCATGCACATCCTCGGCGAGATGAACAAGGTGCTGTCGGCGCCGCGTGGCGAGATGAGTGAGTGGGCGCCGCGCATCACCACGCTGAAGATCAATCCGGACAAGATCCGCGACGTCATCGGCAAGGGTGGGGCGACCATTCAGGCGCTGACCAAGGAGACGGGCGCGGCAATCGACATCGACGACGATGGCGTGATCCGTATCTCGGCCGTGGACAAGCAGGCCACCGATGATGCCATTGCGCGCATCCAGGCGCTGACCCGCGAGGTCGAGGCCGGCGATGTCTACGAGGGCAAGGTGGCGCGCATCATGGATTTCGGTGCCTTCGTCACGATTCTGCCCGGCAAGGATGGCCTTGTGCATATTTCCCAGATCGCCGAGGAGCGCGTCGAGAACGTTTCCGACGTGCTCAAGGAAGGCGATGTGGTGCGCGTCAAGGTGCTGGAAGTAGACAAGCAGGGGCGCATTCGCCTGTCGATGAAGGCGCTGGCCGCCGACACGGAGGCCTGA
- the rpsO gene encoding 30S ribosomal protein S15 yields MSLDAEAKRAVVEKFKREPNDTGSPEVQVALLSERIKTLGPHFENNKKDHHSRRGLLKMVNQRRKLLDYLKRKDVGRYQKLISELGLRR; encoded by the coding sequence ATGTCCCTTGATGCTGAAGCGAAGCGTGCTGTCGTAGAGAAGTTCAAGCGCGAGCCCAACGACACCGGTTCGCCCGAGGTGCAGGTTGCCCTGCTTTCCGAGCGCATCAAGACGCTCGGCCCGCACTTCGAGAACAACAAGAAGGACCATCATTCCCGTCGCGGACTGCTGAAGATGGTCAATCAGCGCCGCAAGCTGCTCGACTATCTGAAGCGAAAGGACGTCGGCCGCTACCAGAAGCTCATCTCCGAGCTCGGTCTGCGCCGCTAG
- the truB gene encoding tRNA pseudouridine(55) synthase TruB — MSRRRKAWMRDVNGILLLDKPVGASSNQVLQRVRHLYGAAKAGHTGSLDPLATGMLPVCFGPCTKLSHYLLDADKHYTVTVAVGTRTSSGDAEGEVVATSDVRPDLQALQAAAERFKGEIDQIPPMHSAVHHQGRRLYEIARSGGEVERKPRRISIHELHVDKVSGDTFRLRVRCSKGTYVRTLAEDIAEAAGSLGHVAALHRDWLAPFPPEGMRSIEEIEAAAEQGREALDALLLPPSTGLQDWPAVELDAARAFYLARGEAVRVAAAPADGRVAIYGPGGALIALGEINADGMVAPRRMMQVPAPA; from the coding sequence GTGAGCCGACGCCGCAAGGCCTGGATGCGCGACGTCAACGGCATCCTGCTGCTCGACAAGCCGGTGGGCGCCAGCTCCAACCAGGTTCTGCAGCGCGTGCGCCATCTCTACGGCGCCGCCAAGGCCGGGCATACCGGCAGCCTTGATCCGCTGGCGACCGGCATGCTGCCGGTCTGTTTCGGGCCCTGCACCAAGCTCAGCCACTACCTGCTCGATGCTGACAAGCACTACACGGTGACCGTGGCGGTCGGAACGCGCACCAGCAGTGGTGATGCCGAGGGCGAGGTCGTGGCGACGAGCGATGTACGGCCCGACCTGCAGGCCCTGCAGGCGGCGGCCGAGCGCTTCAAGGGAGAGATCGACCAGATCCCGCCCATGCATTCCGCCGTGCATCACCAGGGGCGGCGTCTCTACGAGATCGCGCGCAGCGGCGGTGAGGTTGAGCGCAAGCCGCGGCGCATTAGCATCCACGAGCTGCACGTTGACAAGGTGAGCGGGGACACCTTCCGGCTGCGCGTGCGCTGTTCCAAGGGCACCTATGTCCGAACCCTCGCCGAGGACATCGCCGAAGCTGCGGGATCACTCGGGCATGTGGCTGCGTTGCACCGCGACTGGCTCGCCCCCTTTCCCCCCGAAGGTATGCGTAGCATCGAGGAGATCGAGGCCGCGGCCGAGCAGGGGCGGGAAGCGCTGGATGCACTGTTGCTGCCGCCTTCGACCGGGCTGCAGGATTGGCCCGCGGTGGAGCTGGATGCCGCTCGCGCCTTCTATCTGGCGCGCGGCGAAGCCGTCCGCGTAGCCGCTGCGCCTGCCGACGGCCGGGTAGCGATTTATGGTCCCGGTGGCGCGCTCATCGCCCTTGGCGAGATCAACGCCGACGGAATGGTCGCTCCCCGCCGCATGATGCAGGTTCCCGCGCCGGCCTGA
- the rbfA gene encoding 30S ribosome-binding factor RbfA yields MSTHREYPRASRVAVQLQRELDELIREHFSDPCFEGVTITSVDLSPDMRNARVFVGRLGKPLDESVAELGRRSGRLRGWLGKRLKLRRVPELRFLADELPDEVDSINRLIRQARARDSDGEGS; encoded by the coding sequence GTGTCCACCCATCGTGAGTATCCCCGTGCATCGCGCGTCGCCGTGCAGCTCCAGCGTGAGCTGGACGAGCTGATCCGCGAGCATTTTTCGGACCCCTGCTTCGAGGGGGTGACGATCACGAGCGTTGATCTTTCGCCGGATATGCGCAATGCGCGGGTCTTCGTCGGCCGGCTCGGCAAACCGCTGGACGAGTCGGTGGCCGAGCTTGGGCGGCGCAGCGGCCGCCTGCGAGGCTGGCTGGGCAAGCGGCTCAAGCTGCGGCGCGTGCCAGAGCTGCGCTTTCTCGCCGACGAGCTTCCGGACGAGGTCGATTCCATCAACCGTCTGATCCGGCAGGCGCGTGCCCGCGATTCGGACGGGGAGGGTTCGTGA
- the infB gene encoding translation initiation factor IF-2 — MPSVTVRDFATEVKIPVDALLTQLREAGVSVENEDSTLSDADKTALLQHIRSKRGGSASAAASGSGRIGLKRKTTTELKLGGGRGAPSRTVSVEVRKRRTFEKPASEAEQQAAEQEQEQAREAEAEAERQREEAEAAEAAEKARVEEEAAEEAREAERQEAEAQSHAETEQNEQEQAEEPSAEATEAPEPVEDAGAEEAVDAVADDAGETPDAAEPTETAAEPASPAEEAMDPARRAAMASRSRAAENLRRAAEMKREQPAEAPPTPARPAAPGRADPGRGDKARKELHIKAGKSGRRDNKKSGGGRRARVQVDNRHGFEKPTAPVVRDVDIPESITVGDLAAAMAVKTGELIKTLMRLGVMATINQTLDQDTAVLVVEEMGHRPRVVSEEAEEAALLEAATGKADEEDENATSRAPIVTVMGHVDHGKTSLLDYVRKSRVASGEAGGITQHIGAYKVANQRGEITFLDTPGHAAFTRMRARGAQVTDIVILIIAADDGVMPQTREAIQHARAAGVPMIVAITKIDKEEADPERIRSELTKEEVVVEQWGGDVQCVELSSQTGEGIEELLDAVVLQAELLELKAVIDDTARGAIVESSVEKGRGPTATVLVRSGTLRQGDVVIAGPFFGRVRAMFNDAGKPCKEAGPSTPVQILGLSGAPDAGEEVMAVTDERAARELADLREKKLREQKLAQSQAVRLDRAFEQMGSEERKQLNIMIRGDVQGSIEALSEALTKIPSEEVKVNIVASAVGGISESDVDLALASEAIIIGFNTRADGKARQRIQATGVDVRYYSIIYDVIDDVTDAISGLLGTEMREKIVGTAEVREVFRASNFGQVAGCLIVDGEVRRGLPIRVLRDQVVIFEGELESLRRHKDDVQKVEAGTECGIAVKNYNDVKARDQIECYEREEVRRQVKTEAEAGGGRR, encoded by the coding sequence ATGCCATCGGTAACCGTTCGAGATTTCGCCACGGAAGTGAAGATCCCCGTCGATGCGCTGCTCACGCAGCTGCGGGAGGCTGGTGTCAGCGTGGAAAACGAAGATTCCACGCTCTCCGACGCCGACAAGACGGCGTTGCTGCAACACATCCGCTCCAAGCGCGGAGGCAGTGCTAGCGCCGCGGCCAGTGGCTCCGGTCGCATCGGCCTGAAGCGCAAGACAACTACTGAGCTCAAGCTCGGTGGTGGCCGCGGCGCCCCCAGCCGAACGGTGAGCGTGGAGGTGCGCAAGCGGCGCACTTTCGAGAAGCCGGCCAGCGAGGCTGAACAGCAGGCGGCTGAGCAGGAGCAGGAACAGGCACGCGAGGCTGAGGCTGAAGCCGAGCGCCAACGCGAAGAAGCCGAGGCGGCAGAAGCTGCCGAAAAGGCGCGCGTCGAGGAGGAAGCCGCCGAAGAAGCGCGCGAAGCTGAACGCCAGGAGGCTGAGGCCCAATCACACGCGGAGACCGAGCAGAACGAACAGGAACAGGCCGAAGAGCCGTCCGCTGAAGCCACCGAGGCGCCGGAGCCTGTTGAAGACGCGGGCGCCGAAGAGGCTGTCGATGCGGTTGCCGACGACGCAGGCGAGACGCCCGATGCTGCGGAGCCCACGGAAACTGCCGCCGAACCGGCTTCGCCTGCCGAAGAAGCCATGGATCCGGCGCGCCGCGCCGCCATGGCGTCGCGCTCGCGCGCTGCCGAGAATCTGCGTCGGGCTGCCGAGATGAAGCGCGAGCAGCCCGCCGAGGCGCCGCCGACGCCGGCGCGCCCCGCGGCGCCCGGACGCGCTGATCCGGGGCGCGGCGACAAGGCGCGCAAGGAGCTGCACATCAAGGCCGGGAAGTCCGGCCGCCGCGACAACAAGAAGAGCGGTGGCGGCCGCCGCGCCCGCGTGCAGGTAGACAACCGCCACGGCTTCGAGAAGCCGACTGCGCCGGTCGTCCGCGATGTGGATATTCCGGAGTCGATCACTGTCGGTGATCTGGCTGCAGCCATGGCCGTCAAGACCGGCGAGTTGATCAAGACGCTGATGCGTCTTGGCGTCATGGCGACGATCAATCAGACCCTGGACCAGGACACGGCCGTGCTCGTGGTCGAGGAAATGGGGCACCGTCCGCGCGTGGTCTCTGAAGAGGCCGAGGAAGCGGCGCTGCTTGAGGCTGCCACCGGCAAGGCCGATGAGGAAGACGAGAACGCGACGTCGCGCGCGCCCATCGTCACGGTCATGGGGCACGTTGACCACGGTAAGACTTCACTGCTGGACTACGTTCGCAAGTCGCGCGTCGCCTCCGGTGAGGCCGGCGGCATCACGCAGCACATCGGTGCCTACAAGGTGGCCAACCAGCGCGGCGAGATCACCTTCCTCGATACACCTGGCCACGCTGCCTTTACCCGCATGCGTGCGCGCGGCGCCCAGGTCACGGATATCGTGATCCTGATCATTGCCGCCGACGACGGCGTCATGCCGCAGACGCGCGAGGCCATTCAGCATGCACGCGCCGCTGGTGTGCCGATGATCGTGGCGATCACCAAGATCGACAAGGAAGAGGCCGATCCGGAGCGCATTCGCTCGGAGCTGACCAAGGAAGAGGTCGTGGTCGAGCAGTGGGGCGGCGACGTGCAGTGCGTCGAACTGTCCTCGCAGACCGGCGAAGGCATCGAGGAGCTGCTCGACGCCGTCGTGCTGCAGGCCGAGCTGCTCGAGCTGAAGGCCGTGATCGATGACACAGCACGCGGCGCCATCGTCGAGTCGAGCGTCGAGAAGGGTCGCGGGCCGACGGCCACCGTGCTGGTGCGCAGCGGTACGCTGCGCCAGGGGGACGTCGTCATCGCCGGCCCCTTCTTCGGACGCGTGCGTGCGATGTTCAATGACGCCGGTAAGCCTTGCAAGGAGGCTGGTCCCAGCACCCCGGTGCAGATTCTCGGCCTGTCGGGCGCGCCCGACGCAGGCGAGGAAGTCATGGCCGTCACCGACGAGCGCGCCGCGCGCGAGCTCGCCGATCTGCGCGAGAAGAAGCTGCGCGAGCAGAAGCTCGCTCAGTCGCAGGCCGTTCGTCTCGACCGCGCCTTCGAGCAGATGGGCAGCGAGGAGCGCAAGCAGCTCAACATCATGATCCGTGGCGACGTCCAGGGCTCGATCGAGGCGCTGTCGGAGGCGCTCACCAAGATCCCCTCGGAAGAGGTCAAGGTGAACATCGTTGCCTCCGCGGTGGGTGGCATCTCCGAATCCGATGTCGATCTGGCATTGGCGTCGGAGGCGATCATCATCGGCTTCAACACCCGCGCCGACGGCAAGGCTCGCCAGCGCATCCAGGCCACCGGCGTGGACGTGCGCTACTACTCGATCATCTATGACGTCATCGACGACGTTACGGACGCGATCTCCGGGCTGCTCGGCACCGAGATGCGCGAGAAGATCGTGGGCACCGCCGAGGTGCGCGAGGTCTTCCGGGCTTCGAACTTCGGCCAGGTCGCCGGTTGTCTTATCGTCGACGGCGAAGTGCGCCGTGGTCTGCCGATCCGCGTGTTGCGCGATCAGGTCGTCATCTTCGAGGGCGAGCTGGAGTCGCTGCGTCGTCACAAGGACGATGTGCAGAAGGTCGAGGCGGGTACCGAGTGTGGTATCGCCGTCAAGAACTACAACGACGTCAAGGCCCGCGACCAGATCGAGTGCTACGAGCGCGAGGAAGTGCGTCGTCAGGTCAAGACCGAGGCTGAAGCAGGTGGCGGCCGGCGCTGA